The Deltaproteobacteria bacterium genome includes the window TATACTTTGATCAACATTTCAGTGGTGCTGGCTAAGAAGTACTTGCCCCCCGTCACTTTGGCGATCTCGCGCAATGTGGGCTGATCGACATCAGCGGCCTGAGGCGCTCCACCATCCTTGGGGGCCGAGCCTACACCAATGGTGTAAACTTTTACTCCCATAGTGGCTGCAGCCTGGGCTGCCGCGAGGGGATCGACGCGTCCCGCGTTATTACCGCCATCGGTAAGGAGAATGACCACCTTCGACTTCGCTTCTACCGACTTGAGTCTATTGACGGCAGCCGCCAAGCCATCACCCACCGCGGTCGCCTCGCCTGCCATACCGACCGTGATGATGTCAATAAACCGATTAAGCACCTCGTGGTCTAAAGTCAGTGGCGCCTGCGTAAAGGCCTCGGTACCAAAGACCACCATGCCTATGCGGTCATTGGTCCGCTCCTTGATGAAGTCACCGATCACGCGCTTCACTACGGCCATCCTTGTCGGCTTTTCCCGCCCCCAGGAGAAGTCACGCAGATTCATACTGCCGGAGGTGTCGAGCACCATCATGATGTCTAGGCCCTCGGCGGTGCGTTGCGTATTGCTATTGCCGGCTTGGGGTCGCGCCAGCGCGATCGCCAAAGCTCCCAGCCCCAGGCACCGCAGTATAAAGGGAACGTGCCGGTATCTGGTCCATCCCGACTTGGGGAGACGCGCCACTACGCCTGTACTGGGGAATTTCAGGGCTGAGCGACGCTTCCAGTAAACAAAAAACAACGGTATGAGCGCCAAGATACTCAGGAGTAGCCAAGGATTAGCCAGTCGCATGGTTGGAACCTCCGGCAGCGCTACCATCCACAGGCGGTGGAACGAGCGCCCTCAGCCACGTCTGGACATGAGTATGGGCCGACATAGCCTCGGCCGTGTCAGTGGGCGCCTTGGCGAACTTGATAAAATCGGCGCGGTCGAGAAACACCAAAAGAGCCTCGACCGTGGCGGCGTCCATCGGCAACTTGCTGCGCAGAGGCACGCGGAGCTCCTGACAGGTACGGTCAGTGGCGGGAATCTGTGTGCGCCGCTCGATGGCCTCACGCAAGATCAGACTCAACTGAGCGAAATAGTCCTCACCCGCCTGCTTAGTGAATGGCACAGGTGGCTGCATCAGCGCCAGCCTCTCCTGCAACACATCCCACGGATCACGCGGCGCCTTAGGCCTGCGCGCTTGATACCGTTGCCACCATTTCCACAGTGCCCAGGACGCAGCCAGCACGGCCAGCGTGATAGCCACGATCAAAAGAATTTGCCACCACGGCATCGGAATCCCGATAGGCCCGCGGATCCCGTGCGGCAGCCCCGCGGCCATGCTTTTTCCCGCGCTTGCCCCGCCGCCACCTAATGGTATGCCTTGCACTGGCGCTGTTACTGGCGCTGTCGTGGGTGTAGCTGCGGCAATCTGTCCTAAAGCAGGCGTCATCGGTAGCGCCTCCGTTCGCGCTCACGCAGATAGCGGATGAGCGGCTCAGTCACCGACGACCCAGTGTCGATAGCAAATTGCCCTGCTCCCGCCTTCCTGAGTTGCGCTGCTAGTTGACTCTCGCGCTGGGCAGCCCCCTGGCTGTAAGCCAACCGCACCTTAGGGTCGCTTGAGTCCACCTCGATAAGTTCCCCGGTCTCGCTATCTTGGAGCGACATCATACCCACCGCCGGGAGCTCTCTCTCGCGGAGATCGCTCACGCGCACGGCAATTAAGTCGTGACGCCGCGCCGCTAGACGCAGTTCCCTGTCGTAATTAGTTGCCCAAAAATCCGAGATCAGAAAACACATACTGCGCCGCGTCGAATACCGAAGCAGTGCATCGAGGGCGCCGCTAATGTCGGTACGTTTGCCACTACCCTTGTGAGTTAGAACCGCACGGATAATGTTCCACACATGACCACGACCTTTTTGCGGACGGATGTACTGCTCGACGTGATCCGAGAAGACTATGAGTCCAACTTTGTCGTTGTTACGGATAGCCAGATAGGCGAGCACGGCAGCCAGTTCGGCGGCAACCTCTTGCTTGCGTCGTCC containing:
- a CDS encoding VWA domain-containing protein, with product MVALPEVPTMRLANPWLLLSILALIPLFFVYWKRRSALKFPSTGVVARLPKSGWTRYRHVPFILRCLGLGALAIALARPQAGNSNTQRTAEGLDIMMVLDTSGSMNLRDFSWGREKPTRMAVVKRVIGDFIKERTNDRIGMVVFGTEAFTQAPLTLDHEVLNRFIDIITVGMAGEATAVGDGLAAAVNRLKSVEAKSKVVILLTDGGNNAGRVDPLAAAQAAATMGVKVYTIGVGSAPKDGGAPQAADVDQPTLREIAKVTGGKYFLASTTEMLIKVYDTIDKLEKTKVQVESFANYEDLYTGVVVFAVLCLAAELILGLTRLRRLPL
- a CDS encoding DUF58 domain-containing protein, with protein sequence MCPDMLSSEVIKQIKAIQLKAGHLVTTALAGNYLSAFKGRGMEFDEVREYVPGDDVRLIDWNVTARMRQPYVKILREERELTLMLMVDVSPSQAYGSGGRRKQEVAAELAAVLAYLAIRNNDKVGLIVFSDHVEQYIRPQKGRGHVWNIIRAVLTHKGSGKRTDISGALDALLRYSTRRSMCFLISDFWATNYDRELRLAARRHDLIAVRVSDLRERELPAVGMMSLQDSETGELIEVDSSDPKVRLAYSQGAAQRESQLAAQLRKAGAGQFAIDTGSSVTEPLIRYLRERERRRYR